One genomic window of Nicotiana sylvestris chromosome 10, ASM39365v2, whole genome shotgun sequence includes the following:
- the LOC104247447 gene encoding diacylglycerol O-acyltransferase 3 — MEASTGVLRRFPSVAGAVAGVNNNRFHHNSSSSKLSMLSFTEIRGSLKSKKLMVSGFKDEGYLEYYNSSGRGSSRIIRCGKKEKNKENDVALKKTKKKMKLLKGLSRDLSNLSEMGIGFGFGSDIGLVDQVQGKTISETAELLLGQLQQLKAEEKELKRKRKEEKALMKMKGASQVQGITNREMSSSSSSSSESSESSDDECQNLVDMKSLKIESLAQTIPEACERALENATSTIENHMIEPRTQHPEVDTSVEISSKSSTSNEDSTERMTSLVVPVPTILERSEEHCLEASDRYIGNVGSSPNAAVAATTTAAGTKKIEVCMGGKCKRSGAGAILEKFQQMVGIEAAVSGCKCMGKCKVGPNVRVSGCSSSSSSAAFLAGDSVSVNSAPSSNSSLCIGVGLEDVSLIAANLLGRYPEVGLANAVR, encoded by the exons ATGGAAGCCTCTACCGGAGTTTTGCGCCGATTTCCTTCCGTCGCCGGCGCTGTTGCCGGAGTTAACAACAACCGCTTTCACCATAACTCTTCTAGTTCAAAATTGTCCATGTTAAGTTTTACAGAAATTAGGGGAAGTTTGAAATCGAAAAAGTTAATGGTTTCTGGGTTTAAAGATGAGGGTTATTTGGAGTATTATAATTCTTCTGGTAGAGGTAGTAGTAGGATTATTAGGTGTGGGAAGAAAGAGAAGAACAAAGAGAATGACGTGGCGTTGAAaaagacgaagaagaagatgaaattgCTTAAGGGTTTGTCTAGGGATTTGTCTAATTTGAGTGAGATGggaattggttttggttttggttCTGATATTGGTTTGGTTGATCAAGTTCAAGGGAAGACTATTTCG GAAACGGCAGAGCTATTGTTAGGACAACTTCAACAGCTAAAGGCAGAGGAGAAAGAGttgaagaggaaaagaaaagaagaaaaagcacTCATGAAAATGAAAGGAGCAAGTCAAGTACAAGGCATAACGAACCGTGAAATGTCATCATCTTCAAGCTCTTCTTCCGAATCAAGTGAATCAAGCGATGATGAATGTCAAAATTTGGTTGACATGAAAAGCCTGAAAATAGAATCTCTTGCCCAAACAATACCGGAGGCATGTGAACGTGCACTCGAGAATGCAACATCAACAATAGAGAATCATATGATTGAGCCTCGGACTCAACATCCGGAAGTGGATACATCAGTAGAGATCTCAAGCAAATCATCAACTTCCAATGAGGACTCAACAGAGAGGATGACGAGTCTAGTAGTACCTGTCCCTACTATTTTAGAGCGAAGCGAGGAACACTGCTTGGAAGCTAGTGACCGCTACATTGGCAATGTAGGCAGCAGCCCTAATGCAGCTGTAGCTGCTACAACAACAGCAGCGGGGACGAAGAAGATTGAAGTATGTATGGGGGGTAAATGCAAGAGATCAGGCGCTGGGGCGATATTAGAGAAATTTCAGCAGATGGTTGGGATTGAAGCTGCAGTCTCAGGATGCAAATGCATGGGAAAATGTAAAGTTGGTCCCAATGTCAGAGTTTCAGGgtgtagtagcagcagcagctcCGCCGCGTTCCTAGCTGGTGATTCTGTCTCTGTTAACTCTGCTCCTAGCAGTAATAGTTCTTTGTGTATTGGGGTTGGTTTAGAGGATGTGAGTTTGATTGCAGCCAATTTGCTTGGTAGATATCCAGAAGTAGGGCTAGCCAATGCCGTGCGTTAA